AGCCCAGACTTTCTTTAGCTAGTGCTAAAACCATTATTTCAATAGCAATTGCTTATCCCCATAAATTGCCTGTTAAACCACCTAAAACTCAGTATAAACGCGGCAAAATTACGCCAAATTCTTGGGGCTTGGACTATCATTATGTTTTGGAGGAAAAATTACAGCGTTTGGCGCAGGGTATTGAAAGTTTATGTCAAGATTTTCCTTTAGAGCATAAAATTATGGTAGATACGGGTGCTTTGGTTGATACAGCCGTTGCCCAGCGCTCTGGAATAGGTTTTATTGGCAAGAATGGCTTAGTCATCTCAAAAGAGTTTGGCTCTTACATGTATTTAGGTGAACTTATTACGAATTTAGAAATTGAGCCTGACAGTCCTGTTGATTATGATTGCGGTGATTGTCACAGATGCTTAGATGCTTGTCCGACTTCCTGTCTTCTTGGTGACGGCAGTATGAATGCTAAGCGCTGTCTTTCCTTTCAAACGCAGGATAAGGGAATGATGGACTTAGAATTTCGTAAAAAAATCAAAACTGTTATTTATGGCTGCGATATTTGCCAAATTTGCTGTCCTTACAATAAAGGAATTCATAATCCTTTGGCCAGTGAAATCGATCCTGAACTTGCAGAACCGGAACTGCTGCCGTTTTTAGAACTGTCTAATAGTCAATTTAAGAAAAAATTTGGTATGATTGCTGGTTCTTGGCGGGGAAAAAATATTTTACAGCGCAATGCCATTATTGCCCTAGCTAATGGTCATGATAAAAGTGCTCTTGTAAAACTTATGGAAATCATTGACAAGAATAACAATCCCATTCATACTGCAACAGCTATCTGGGCTTTGGGTGAAATTGTTAAAAAGCCAACTCAAGAATTGTATGATTTCATTTTAAGCATTCATTCAGATAATGACGCTATTATAAAAGAGCGAACTGCTCTGCTTAATAGATGGCAATTTTAAAAGAACTATGATAGAATAAAAAAGATGCTGGAAATGAGGTATGTATAATATGGATATGGCAGAAATTCGCCAAAATATAGTAGAAAATAAAGAGAAGTTGACTAGCTTTCGGAGGTCTCTTTGACTTAGATCGCTTAGAAGAAGAGATCGCTCTTTTAGAAAATCAAATGACAGAACCAGACTTCTGGGATGACAATATTGCTGCCCAAAAGACATCACAAGAGTTAAACGAACTTAAGCTCAAATATGAAACCTTCAACAGCATGCAGGAACTGTCGGATGAGACAGAATTGTTGCAAGAAATGTTAGAAGAAGATGATAGTTTGCAAGGCGAACTTGAAGAAGACCTTGTCAAGCTTGATAAGATTATGACCAGTTATGAGATGACGCTTCTTTTATCAGAACCCTATGATGCTAACAATGCTATTTTGGAGATCCATCCGGGTTCTGGCGGTACAGAAGCCCAAGACTGGGGTGATATGCTGCTGAGAATGTATACCCGCTTTGGGAATGCCAAGGGTTTCAAAGTAGACGTTTTGGATTATCAAGCTGGTGATGAGGCTGGTATTAAATCAGTCGCTTTATCTTTTGAAGGTCCAAATGCTTATGGTCTTTTAAAATCAGAAATGGGTGTTCACCGTTTGGTCAGAATCTCACCATTTGATTCAGCCAAACGTCGCCACACTTCCTTTGCCTCTGTTGAGGTCATGCCAGAGCTTGATGATACCATAGAAGTAGATATTAGAGATGAAGATATCAAGATGGATACTTTCCGTTCTGGTGGTGCTGGCGGACAAAATGTGAATAAAGTGTCAACTGGAGTTCGCTTAACCCATATTCCTAGCGGCATTGTTGTTGCTTCGACGGTAGATCGTACCCAATATGGAAATCGCGATCGAGCCATGAAAATGCTTCAGGCTAAACTTTATCAAATGGAGCAGGAAAAAAAGGCTCAAGAAGTGGATGCTCTCAAAGGTGACAAAAAGGAAATCACTTGGGGCAGTCAAATTCGTTCTTATGTTTTCACACCTTATACTATGGTGAAAGATCATCGGACAAACTATGAAGTTTCTCAGGTAGATAGGGTCATGGATGGTGAACTGGATGGTTTTATTGACGCCTTTCTCAAATGGCGTATGGAATAAAAACGAGAGGAAATAAAAATTATGGCATTAATTCAGATGAAGGGTGTTACGAAAAAGTATAACCGCGGTGCAACTGCTCTGCGAAATATAACAATTTCAGTTAATCAAGGTGAATTTGTTTATTTAGTTGGTCCATCAGGTGCTGGAAAGTCAACCTTTATTAGATTGCTTTATCGTGAAGAAAGAACGACTAAAGGGGCTCTTAAAGTTGGGAAATTTAATTTAGCTAAGATGAAGAAAAGAGAAATTCCCATCCTGCGTCGTAGTATTGGGGTTGTCTTCCAAGATTATAAACTCTTGCCTAACAAAACGGTCTTTGAAAATATTGCTTTTGCCATGGAAGTTATCGGTGAAAAACCGCGTGTTATTAAAAAGCGTGTAACAGAAGTTCTTGATTTAGTCGGGCTGAAACACAAAATGCGCTCTTTTCCAGATCAATTATCAGGTGGTGAACAGCAACGGGTGGCAATCGCACGTGCCATTGTCAATAATCCGCAGGTTTTGATTGCCGATGAACCTACAGGTAACTTGGATCCTGAAATTTCATGGGAAATTATGCAGTTGCTTGAACGTATTAATCTTCAAGGGACGACTGTTTTGATGGCAACTCATAATCGCCAAATTGTAGATACACTTCGTCATCGTGTTGTTGCCATTGAAGATGGTCGTATTGTTCGTGATGAAGAGGAAGGAGAGTATGGATATAATGATTAGAAGATTTTTCCGTCATTTATGGCAATCCATTAAAAATTTAAAACGTAATGGCTGGATGACTGTTGCAGCGGTTAGCTCTGTAACCATTACCTTGATCTTGGTCGGTATCTTTGCAGCCTTTCTCTTAAATACTGAAAAGTTAGCATCTGGTATTGAAAAAAATGTTCAGATTAATACTTATTTGCAAGTTGATTCTAAGGATAATGTTAAATCTTATGTAGATTCAAATGATGCCAATAAAACAGTTAACAATCCTGATTATCATAAGGTATATGATCAAATTAAAAAAATTGAACACGTTAAATCAATTACCTTTTCAAGTAAGGATGAACAATTAGAGAAACTTAAGAAAACCATGGGAGACGATTGGAACTTGTTTGATGGGGATTCCAATCCTTTATATGATGTATACATTGTGCAGACAACTTCACCTAGTGAAGTCAAAACAGTAGCTAAAGCTATTGGGAAAATTTCTGGTGTTGATTCAGTTGCTTATGGCGGCACAGATACTGATCGTATTTTTGGTTTGGCTAACTTTGTTCGGACATGGGGACTTGCAGGAACTGGCCTCCTAGTTTTGGTTGCTATCTTTTTGATTTCCAATACGATTCGTATAACTATTTTGTCACGTCGTAATGAAATTCAAATCATGCGTTTAGTTGGTGCCAAAAATGGCTATATCAGAACGCCATTCTTCTTTGAAGGAGCTTGGGTTGGTCTTATTGGAGCGATTATTCCAGCGGTTGTTGTAGGTTACTTATATATCTTTGCATTTGAGCAATTCAATCCAAATCTTGCTGCTCAAAATCTCTCTCTTTATGAACCAAGTCCTTTCATCTTTTACCTTATTGGTGCCATGTTTATCGTTGGTATTTTGATTGGGGCTTTAGGCTCAATTTTATCAATGAGACGATTCTTGAAGATATAAAAAAAGCCCTTGATTGGGCTTTTTTGCTTATCGGGATGATAGAATGGATTCTAAATCATCCGTTTTTTGATATTTACTAAATAAAGCAAATCAAGTAGCTTGATTGAAGATTTCTCATTTATTTACTGGTTAAAGAAAGGGTTGAAGTTCTTTTCATGCCCAATTGTTGTATCAAAGCCATGCCCTGGGAAAACTTTAAAATGATTTGGCAGGCTAAAAAGGTTTTCTTTGATACTGTTAATGAGCTCATCAAAATTTCCAGTAGGCAAATCAGTACGCCCAATACTTTCTTTAAAGAGAGCATCTCCCGAAAAAACTATTTCTTCATCTATAAAAATAAAGGAAACACTTCCCCAAGAATGTCCGGGTGTTGGAACAACTTTGAAATGAAAGCCAGCTATATGGTAATCCATATTATCATTAAAGAAAAAGTCAGCAGGAGCAGCAACCACATCTTCCATATCACTGTGACGACTCAATCCTGATAAATTGTCAATAGGGCTGCCCAGCCAAGAAGCCTCTTTTTCAGAAACATAGACTGGCGGATAATTAAAATGCTGCCGTACCAAATCAAGACTCATAATGTGGTCGTAATGGGTATGGGTCAGTAAAATAGCAGCAATAGGTTTATTGATTTCCTTTAATTGAGCAAGGATATCATCACCATTGCTTCCAGGGTCTATCAAGAGGACTGCCTCTTCATTAACAAGGTAATAGGTGCTTTCACGAGCAGCATCGTTTAAAGTTCTTAAGATTTTCATATCTTTAGTTTAACAAAAATGCTTTCTTTTTGAAATCAAAAAGAAAGGAAAGCCGTCATTTTTTAATTGACCTTATTTTTTTTCGAGTTTATACTATTATTATTCGAGAATGGAGGTTTTTAATATGACAAAAGTTGCAATTGTTACTGGTGCAGGTCAGGGAATTGGCCTTGCTATTGCTAAACGTCTTCATGCCGATGGTTTTAAAATTGGCATGCTTGATTACAATACTCAAGCAGTTCAAGAAGCTGCTGCTAGTATTTCCAAGGAAGATGCCCTAGCAGTAACAGTAGATGTTTCAAAACGTGAGGCTGTTTTTGATGCTTTTGATCAAATTGTTAAAAAATTTGGAGATTTGTCAGTTGTGGTCAACAATGCAGGCCTTGGACCAACGACTCCAGTTGAAACAATTACTGAAGAACAATTTAAACAGGTCTACGGTGTTAATGTCGGAGGTGTCATTTGGGGAACGCAAGCTGCTTATAAGCATTTTAAAGCTTTGGGACATGGCGGAAAGATTATCAATGCCAGTTCACAAGCTGGGGTTGTCGGAAATCCAGAGTTGACACTCTATTCAGGAACTAAATTTGCTGTACGCGGAATCACTCAGGTAACAGCGCGTGACTTAGCTAAAGATGGCATTACAGTTAATGCTTTTGCGCCTGGTATTGTTAAAACACCGATGATGTATGATATTGCTCATAAGGTCGGTCAAAATGCTGGAAAAGATGATGAGTGGGGCATGCAACAATTTGCCAAAGACATCACTTTGCAGCGTTTATCAAAACCAGAAGATGTTGCCAATGTCGTTTCTTTCTTGGCTAGCCCTGATTCAGATTATGTTACTGGTCAAACTATATTGGTTGATGGTGGCATGCAGTTTCATTAAAATAGAGAAAAAGGCCTTAGGGTCTTTTTTTGTTTTAGTAATTTTTAAAAAGAGTAAATAATCAGAAAATTTTGTCATTTCCATAGAATTATCCTAAAAATTGTGCTAGACTAAAGAAGTAGAAACTATAAGAGGATTTATTTATGGATAGAAAAATGAATTTTGTAATGATTTCCCCCCATTTTCCAGCAAATTTTGAGACTTTCGCCCACCGTTTATATGAAAATGGTATCAATACACTAGGGATTGCGGATACCCCTTATGAGCAATTAAGTCAGGGTTTACGTGATCATCTAACGGAGTATTACCGTGTTGATAATATGGAAGATTATGATCAGGTTTACCGTGCTGTTGCTTATTTTGCTCATAAGTATGGCAGAATTGATCGTATTGAATCCCATAATGAATATTGGTTGGAATTAGATGCCCATTTGCGGACGGATTTTAATGTTTTTGGTTATAAAAATGAAGATATGCTTTCTATCAAAACGAAAGCACGTATGAAAGAAATTTTCCGCAAGACAGGAATTAAAGTTGCTCGTGGCCGCGTCTTTACTAGCACTGAAGATGCTCGTGCTTTGACTAAGGAACTCGGTTTTCCGGTTATCATTAAACCCAACTCTGGTGTTGGTGCTTCGGATACATACAAAATCAAGTCAGCTGAAGAATTAGAAGACTTTTTTGGCTATCAAAATCCCACAGTTGACTATATCATGGAAGAATTCATTGATGGTGATATCGTTACTTTCGATGGCTTGACAGATCACGAAGGCAATATTGTCTTTTATTCTAGTTTGGAATATTCTGAAGCGGTTTTGGATACGGTAGAAAAAGATAACGATATGTTCTATTATGTCCCTCGCGACATCTCACCAGAGCTGATTAAACTAGGTGAGCAATGTGTTGAAGCCTTCAATGTTAAAGAACGTTTCTTCCATTTTGAATTCTTCCGTATTAAAAAGACTAAAGATTTAATGGCGCTTGAAGTTAACTGCCGTCCGCCAGGTGGCCTGACCATTGATATGTGGGACTATGCCAATGATTTTGATGTTTTTAATGAGTATGCCCATATTGTTAAAGACAATCGTTTTGAAGCTCATATCACTCGTCCTTATAACGTTGTTTATATAGCTCGTAAGGCTAATAAACATTATGCGCATAGCATAGAGGATATTGAAACTAAATTTGGCCATCATATTATTGAAATTGAGTCTGTTCCGGGTATTTTTGCTAAAATTATGGGAGAAGTTGGTATTTTAGCTCGAACAGAAACCATGAATGAAATGCGTGACATTATCTGTTTTGCTCATGCTAAAATCTAAACTTTGAGAATTAAATAATGATATTGAAAGGATAAATGCGGTCAAGAAGCTTGAAAGGGACTAAATTATTTAACAAATTTTGATTTCTTAAACAGTTTTTTAATTTCAAGTACTTTTTGGTTCGCTCTTGGTATCTTAACTATGCATTTTGAGAGAAGAAGTCACTGGTCTGGTCAATTGGGCCGAGAAATGTATTTTAATGTTTACGGACATGCTGGAAAACCGATTATTGTCTTTCCATCATCGGGCGGCAGTCAGAATGAATATGGTGACTTTGGTATGATTGAAGCCTGCCAAAGTTTTATTGACCGCGGTTTGGTAAAATTTTACACACCTGATTCTTTAGATAGGGAGTCATGGTTAGCTGAGGGAAAATCAGGTCATGATATGGCTCTAGCGCATGAAGCCTATGATCGCTATATCGTTCATGAATTAGTACCACTGATTCGTTACGAATCCAATTGGGATGGGATGATGATGGCGACTGGTTGTTCAATGGGAGCTTTTCATACGGTGAATTTTTCCCTGCGTCATCCAGATTTATTTGATATTTCTGTAGCCCTATCTGGGGTTTATGATGCGCGTTTCTTTACAGGTGAATTTTATGGGGATCCTGCTGTTTACTACAATTCTCCTATTGATTACCTCTGGAATCAAGAAGATTCTTGGTTCTTAGATCGCTATCGCCGCAATCGCTTCATCGTTGCGGTCGGTCAGGGAGCATGGGAAGAGCCGCATATTATTGATACCATTCGCTTGAAAGAAGCTTTTGAAGCCAAATCAATTCCAGCATGGTTTGACTTCTGGGGTTCAGATGTTGCTCATGACTGGGAATGGTGGCGCGTGCAGATGCCTTATTTCTTAGGAAAACTGGAAGAAGAAGGACGAATTTAATAGAAAATAGGTTCATTGTCAACTTTAATGGGTTGACTTCTACTAATATCTGAGAGTGGAACAAAAATCGGTAAATCGTTATGAAATGGCAATTTCGATTTTGTTGTCCCACCTCCGCACAGTTTATTAGGATGTCCGCTATCACTTGCGTAGCAAGGGATAAGGACTTCCAATAAACCACTGCGTCAAACATTTGATGTTGCACAGATTGAAGGAGTTTGAGACTTTTGTCCCAAACTCTTTTTGATATTCCGAGCAATGAAGATTTTGCTAGCCCCATAGTTTCGATGGACATTATAGAATTTTTATTACATTTATTTAACAACAATATGCTACTTTATAATCGTTTTTAAAAAAATAGCTCTTGACTTGTGTTTTAATTCAAATTATAATAAAAAGTATCTTTTTATTCGTTTTAAAACAATTTTTGTTGTTTATTTCCAATTAAGAGCAATATAAATCAATTTGTTTTTTTAAAAAGGAAACTATTATGTTAATGATATTAGTATCGTCCCTAATGTTTCAGTTGTTATTTTTATTTATTGGACGAAGAAGCATTTTTCTATGGGCTTAGGTTGCCATAAAGATCAATATGAAGCATTTTTAAAGGCGTTTAAGGAAGCTTCTGGATTTGGAAACCTTTCTTCCCAAATATTGAAAAAGAAGATGTTCTCTTTACAGAATTTATTTCTAAGCAGGAAGATACTCGTAACATTTATACAGATTATTTTGAAAAACACGTTTCTTTAAAGTTATTGCTGAAAACTTATGACTACTTAAAAACAGCTAAACCTCTTGAAGATTGGGTAGTGAGAGATAAAACTTTTTCAATGGACGATTTCTTGATAGCTTCTAAGCATCTCAATATTCCTATAAGTCTTCAACTATTGGAAACAGCTTCAGTGATGAATTTTTGCAAATTGGTTAGAGTCTATTCTACTGAAGGATTTCCTTCAATTGATAATACAAAGATAGACCCTCGAAATTATAACATTTCTTATTACAAAGATAAAAATCAATCTTTTCCAAATGAGAAAAAATATCTACCCTTTCCTTAATTTAAGTATGAACATCACTTGGAGGTCATCATTAGTCATGTTAAAGAAAATACTGGCACTGTTTAAATTTCAGATAAATATAACTCTGTCCAATAAATTCTTTTTGGTTTATACCCTGCTTTTACCAGCTGTCAATTTGTTTTTAGCTTTAAGCAAAAGAGGAATCGGCTTAGATGCTCAAGAGAAATTTGTCTTTTTGACTCCCTATATTTCTTATATTATTGTTATTGCCATGTTATTTGGCTGGGCAGGAAATATTGTTTCTCTTAGAGAAAATAACTATCTCAAAGTTTTTTCTAGTCTAACGGGTTCAAAATTTTATATTTTTGCTGTTAATTTATTAGTCAATTTTCTTTTAACAAGCGTACAAATTAATATTCTGCTCTTTATTTTTGAATTAATAACTAAAAGTGTTGATTTAGAATTATTTGTGTTTTTTAATATTTTAACCTTTTTAGGAGTAGCAATTTGTTTTTTTGCTTTTGCTATCTTTTTAAAGCTTTCTGTAAATGCAGTAACCTTGCAGGCTATCTTAACATCTTATTTGTTGCTTTCTTTGCTATCATTGGAGTATACGTCTAAAAATATTATTTTAAGTGGCTTGTTTCATTTTATGAATATTTTTTCTTTGATTAATGAAATTAGCTTAACTATAAGTGGTAAGCTTGTGGATGCAGCTCCTTTATACCTGCCAATATTTGCTTGGCTTATTGTGGGCAGTTACTGTCTGAAAGAGTCATCGGTATTTTCCATAAAAGATAGGAATTAAAATGCAGATCAAAGATTTTAATTTAAAAATAAATCAGCAGTTATTATTGGATAATGTCAGTATGTCCTTTGCCAATCAAAAATTAAATCTTATTATCGGTAGAAATGGTGTAGGAAAGACACTGTTATTGGATTTAATTTCTGACTTAGACCATAATAGACCTGAAAATTTTCACGATTTTCCTAAGAATAGTCGAATTATTTATCATAGTCAAGGCTTACCCTTTATTGCAGAGGCCACTGTAAAAGATACAATAACTTTAATTGGAGATTTGTCCGAGGATAGTGCTATCACAATGGAGCACCTTCCTCAAAAAATTAGAAATAATTTGAATAAACCTTTTGGTTCCTTGTCTATGGGAGAGCGCAGGTATTTGACCATCTGGTTATTTTTGCAAATCGAAAGAGACTTATATATTTTCGACGAACCGTTTGCTAATTTGGATCTCAGTGTTATCTCTGATATCTTGAGTCTCTTTTATGATAAACTTGATCAAGGAAAGCAGTTAATCATCACCTCTCATCAATTTGACTTTTTGGTTCCTGAAAAAACACAAATCATTTTTATTGAGGACAAACAAATCAAATTTAATGATAGTCTTACAGCTTTTTTAGCCTATTATCATTCATTTGGTCAAGCTTTTGATATACAATAGCCTTTTAGGTTGATTGGGCGAAATAAAAAATCGGCTAAATATAAGTTTACATTTGAGTATTATCAAAAAATACGGTTAAATGTCGTTTAACCGTATTTTTAATAGGCTTATTCGAAAATCTATTTTCCATCTATTGATTGACTACTTTTTGTCAGTTTTAGTCTCGATCCTTGAGACTAAAGTGGCAACTACCTGTCTGTCTATTTTTCTGTTATCCTTTCAATGTGAATTTCAGAAATTCAATAAAATGATTAGCCCAATATTTTTCGTGATGAATTTCGTTGGCCATGATATGTAAATCAATATGCTCCATAGGATGACCAGTGCGTAGGAGGGACTGATAGTAGTGGAGCGTACAGTCAATATAGGCCTGATTCATATTAGGAGCAAATTCATCGTC
This region of Streptococcus mutans genomic DNA includes:
- the ftsE gene encoding cell division ATP-binding protein FtsE, giving the protein MALIQMKGVTKKYNRGATALRNITISVNQGEFVYLVGPSGAGKSTFIRLLYREERTTKGALKVGKFNLAKMKKREIPILRRSIGVVFQDYKLLPNKTVFENIAFAMEVIGEKPRVIKKRVTEVLDLVGLKHKMRSFPDQLSGGEQQRVAIARAIVNNPQVLIADEPTGNLDPEISWEIMQLLERINLQGTTVLMATHNRQIVDTLRHRVVAIEDGRIVRDEEEGEYGYND
- a CDS encoding ATP-grasp domain-containing protein, which gives rise to MDRKMNFVMISPHFPANFETFAHRLYENGINTLGIADTPYEQLSQGLRDHLTEYYRVDNMEDYDQVYRAVAYFAHKYGRIDRIESHNEYWLELDAHLRTDFNVFGYKNEDMLSIKTKARMKEIFRKTGIKVARGRVFTSTEDARALTKELGFPVIIKPNSGVGASDTYKIKSAEELEDFFGYQNPTVDYIMEEFIDGDIVTFDGLTDHEGNIVFYSSLEYSEAVLDTVEKDNDMFYYVPRDISPELIKLGEQCVEAFNVKERFFHFEFFRIKKTKDLMALEVNCRPPGGLTIDMWDYANDFDVFNEYAHIVKDNRFEAHITRPYNVVYIARKANKHYAHSIEDIETKFGHHIIEIESVPGIFAKIMGEVGILARTETMNEMRDIICFAHAKI
- the prfB gene encoding peptide chain release factor 2 (programmed frameshift), with amino-acid sequence MDMAEIRQNIVENKEKLTSFRRSLDLDRLEEEIALLENQMTEPDFWDDNIAAQKTSQELNELKLKYETFNSMQELSDETELLQEMLEEDDSLQGELEEDLVKLDKIMTSYEMTLLLSEPYDANNAILEIHPGSGGTEAQDWGDMLLRMYTRFGNAKGFKVDVLDYQAGDEAGIKSVALSFEGPNAYGLLKSEMGVHRLVRISPFDSAKRRHTSFASVEVMPELDDTIEVDIRDEDIKMDTFRSGGAGGQNVNKVSTGVRLTHIPSGIVVASTVDRTQYGNRDRAMKMLQAKLYQMEQEKKAQEVDALKGDKKEITWGSQIRSYVFTPYTMVKDHRTNYEVSQVDRVMDGELDGFIDAFLKWRME
- the queG gene encoding tRNA epoxyqueuosine(34) reductase QueG, with translation MMIKEAIKQLAQDIGISKIGFTTADDFDYLEKSLRASVEEGRSSGFEHKNIEERIKPRLSLASAKTIISIAIAYPHKLPVKPPKTQYKRGKITPNSWGLDYHYVLEEKLQRLAQGIESLCQDFPLEHKIMVDTGALVDTAVAQRSGIGFIGKNGLVISKEFGSYMYLGELITNLEIEPDSPVDYDCGDCHRCLDACPTSCLLGDGSMNAKRCLSFQTQDKGMMDLEFRKKIKTVIYGCDICQICCPYNKGIHNPLASEIDPELAEPELLPFLELSNSQFKKKFGMIAGSWRGKNILQRNAIIALANGHDKSALVKLMEIIDKNNNPIHTATAIWALGEIVKKPTQELYDFILSIHSDNDAIIKERTALLNRWQF
- a CDS encoding esterase family protein, which produces MHFERRSHWSGQLGREMYFNVYGHAGKPIIVFPSSGGSQNEYGDFGMIEACQSFIDRGLVKFYTPDSLDRESWLAEGKSGHDMALAHEAYDRYIVHELVPLIRYESNWDGMMMATGCSMGAFHTVNFSLRHPDLFDISVALSGVYDARFFTGEFYGDPAVYYNSPIDYLWNQEDSWFLDRYRRNRFIVAVGQGAWEEPHIIDTIRLKEAFEAKSIPAWFDFWGSDVAHDWEWWRVQMPYFLGKLEEEGRI
- the ftsX gene encoding permease-like cell division protein FtsX, translating into MIRRFFRHLWQSIKNLKRNGWMTVAAVSSVTITLILVGIFAAFLLNTEKLASGIEKNVQINTYLQVDSKDNVKSYVDSNDANKTVNNPDYHKVYDQIKKIEHVKSITFSSKDEQLEKLKKTMGDDWNLFDGDSNPLYDVYIVQTTSPSEVKTVAKAIGKISGVDSVAYGGTDTDRIFGLANFVRTWGLAGTGLLVLVAIFLISNTIRITILSRRNEIQIMRLVGAKNGYIRTPFFFEGAWVGLIGAIIPAVVVGYLYIFAFEQFNPNLAAQNLSLYEPSPFIFYLIGAMFIVGILIGALGSILSMRRFLKI
- a CDS encoding ABC transporter ATP-binding protein, translated to MQIKDFNLKINQQLLLDNVSMSFANQKLNLIIGRNGVGKTLLLDLISDLDHNRPENFHDFPKNSRIIYHSQGLPFIAEATVKDTITLIGDLSEDSAITMEHLPQKIRNNLNKPFGSLSMGERRYLTIWLFLQIERDLYIFDEPFANLDLSVISDILSLFYDKLDQGKQLIITSHQFDFLVPEKTQIIFIEDKQIKFNDSLTAFLAYYHSFGQAFDIQ
- a CDS encoding MBL fold metallo-hydrolase, yielding MKILRTLNDAARESTYYLVNEEAVLLIDPGSNGDDILAQLKEINKPIAAILLTHTHYDHIMSLDLVRQHFNYPPVYVSEKEASWLGSPIDNLSGLSRHSDMEDVVAAPADFFFNDNMDYHIAGFHFKVVPTPGHSWGSVSFIFIDEEIVFSGDALFKESIGRTDLPTGNFDELINSIKENLFSLPNHFKVFPGHGFDTTIGHEKNFNPFFNQ
- a CDS encoding (S)-acetoin forming diacetyl reductase yields the protein MTKVAIVTGAGQGIGLAIAKRLHADGFKIGMLDYNTQAVQEAAASISKEDALAVTVDVSKREAVFDAFDQIVKKFGDLSVVVNNAGLGPTTPVETITEEQFKQVYGVNVGGVIWGTQAAYKHFKALGHGGKIINASSQAGVVGNPELTLYSGTKFAVRGITQVTARDLAKDGITVNAFAPGIVKTPMMYDIAHKVGQNAGKDDEWGMQQFAKDITLQRLSKPEDVANVVSFLASPDSDYVTGQTILVDGGMQFH